The Humulus lupulus chromosome 4, drHumLupu1.1, whole genome shotgun sequence genome has a window encoding:
- the LOC133831895 gene encoding uncharacterized protein LOC133831895, with protein sequence MSGEDTQNRLEAIKQYLATSSSSRTSRTITDNPLFQRLAHQVDPVKVPLPSHDSDSDDSITSYRDMAQNRTLKELAAPDIDQQPLCIQYAPLDVNFELKSGLIHLLPSFHGLPGEDPNNHLKEFHIVCSSMKPASVTEEQIKLRAFPFSLKDSAKEWLYYLPPGTVETWNTMKTLFLERYFPASKVGSIRKEICGIRQAVGESLYDYWERFKRLCASCPHHQISEQLLIQYFYEGLLPLDRSMIDAASGGALVDKTPAAARSLISNMAANSQQFGIRQEHMSTSRRVNEVQTTVDNQLGQQIAQLTSVVQQLALGQQVRPCGICQVVGHPTDTCPTLVEGETEGVNAVGNFPGQLRQMYYEPFSQTYNPGWRDHPNLRYGNQQQLAPQPTAARPPGFTTQQRSQNNYAPRPSQPPQAAPPPNAKPSTEDLINALATNTLQFQQTTQASIKSLENQVGQLAASYNRLEAHLSNKLPSQPEMNPKENASAVTLRSGTQYDPPNPPVPSTLSSKPQVDCSVNDDVPPKPTTPTQLRPKPTIVIPPPFPSRLKKTKKEEVDKEILDTFRKVEVNIPLLDAIK encoded by the coding sequence ATGTCTGGCGAAGACACTCAGAATAGGTTGGAGGCAATCAAACAGTATCTTGCTACTTCATCTTCTTCTCGGACTTCGCGGACTATTACTgataatccactctttcaacGTCTTGCTCATCAAGTGGATCCTGTGAAAGTGCCCTTACCATCTCACGACTCAGATTCAGACGATTCTATTACATCTTACAGAGATATGGCACAAAATaggacgttgaaagagttggcTGCGCCAGATATTGATCAACAACCGCTTTGCATTCAATATGCACCTCTTGATGTGAATTTTGAGCTTAAGTCGGGCCTCATTCATCTATTGCCATCGTTCCATGGGCTGCCTGGTGAGGATCCGAATAATCATCTCAAGGAGTTCCATATTGTATGCTCCAGTATGAAGCCAGCCTCAGTGACAGAAGAACAAATAAAACTCCgagcttttcctttctctctAAAGGATTCAGCAAAGGAGTGGCTGTATTATCTCCCCCCTGGTACTGTGGAGACCTGGAACACTATGAAGACCTTGTTTTTGGAGCGGTATTTTCCAGCGTCTAAAGTGGGGAGTATAAGGAAAGAAATTTGTGGCATCAGGCAGGCTGTGGGAGAATCACTCTACGATTACTGGGAGCGCTTTAAGCGGTTGTGTGCTAGTTGTCCTCACCATCAGATCAGTGAGCAACTATTGATTCAATATTTCTATGAGGGATTACTGCCGTTGGACAGAAGTATGATTGATGCAGCCAGTGGAGGGGCACTAGTGGACAAGACTCCTGCAGCAGCcaggagcttgatttctaatatggcagCTAATTCCCAACAGTTTGGTATTCGCCAGGAGCATATGTCAACTTCAAGAAGGGTTAACGAGGTGCAAACTACTGTTGATAATCAACTTGGTCAACAGATAGCTCAACTGACTTCAGTGGTACAACAACTAGCTTTGGGCCAACAGGTGCGGCCATGTGGAATCTGTCAAGTAGTGGGGCACCCTACTGATACGTGCCCCACTCTAGTCGAGGGAGAAACTGAGGGTGTTAACGCTGTAGGAAATTTTCCTGGTCAATTACGTCAGATGTATTATGAACCATTTTCACAAACCTATAATCCTGGCTGGCGTGATCATCCAAACCTTCGatatgggaatcaacaacaaCTAGCTCCACAACCAACAGCAGCAAGACCACCTGGTTTCACTACACAACAGAGGTCTCAAAATAATTATGCACCTAGACCATCACAACCACCGCAGGCTGCTCCACCACCAAATGCTAAACCTTCTACTGAGGATTTAATCAATGCTCTTGCCACAAATACTCTTCAATTTCAGCAAACCACCCAAGCTTCCATCAAGAGTTTGGAGAATCAGGTGGGACAATTAGCGGCATCATATAACCGGTTGGAGGCTCATCTGTCAAATAAATTGCCTTCACAACCTGAGATGAATCCCAAAGAGAATGCTAGTGCAGTAACTTTGCGTAGTGGGACGCAATATGATCCACCTAATCCTCCAGTGCCCAGTACATTGTCATCCAAGCCACAAGTTGATTGCTCAGTCAATGATGATGTTCCACCAAAGCCAACCACCCCTACACAACTCAGGCCTAAGCCTACTATTGTCATTCCACCTCCATTCCCAAGCAGACTGAAAAAGActaaaaaggaagaggttgacaaggagATTCTTGATACATTCCGAAAGGTAGAAGTGAATATTCCTCTTCTTGACGCTATTAAATAA